The following DNA comes from Sorex araneus isolate mSorAra2 chromosome 5, mSorAra2.pri, whole genome shotgun sequence.
GTTACTTATTGTTccaataaatatactttaaaatgtacAAACTAGAACGTGTTTTGATACATAATCATAAAGAtgacatttctaaaaaatatgTCATCTAGGGAACAGAGAGATGGCCCAAcggactggagtgcatgttttaccTGTGGGagcctcaggttcaatctctagtattGCATCGTCTTTAGCTCTGAACCAAGTATGCACCCCCCCGCCATGTGTATAATATAATTCTGCCTTGCCAGCTTCATCACAGGGTACTTGAAGCTACATGTTGGCTTCCCTTACCAGGCGATGAATGCTCCCAGACCTGTTTGCTAAGTTCACCTGGAAGAAGTAGAACGAATCACAGGGATTTCATTTTTCCACCCAAGACAGGAGGAGAGAATGAGGCAGCCTAGGTGAGACCAGGGGGTCATGGTGTTCTTACCAGCCCCATCTCCCCAGGCGCTGCCTGCTGGGGTTATGCCAGAAATACGTCTGCCCTGACAGCCCTGGGCGGGCTTCACTCTGTCACTGGTAGCAAGCCCCAAGAGCTTCCAGGCTTGCCTGTGTTCAAATTCTGAGACACAGATTCAAGGCCAGAGGCACactatagagaaaaagaaattttctttttgtgactGAATCTTCACTTCTGTTTGGAAAACTGAATGTATTTTCTGGATTTGATCATTGGCTGTAAAATATattcagtgtttgtttttttttttttttagtttgttttcaggGGGttgattgggccacacctggtaaaaCATGAGGATAGCCCTTTATCTTCAACTGCCTGTGGccccacctttaaaaaaaaatccaggggccagagcgatagcacagtgggtagggcgtttgccttgcacacggccgacccgggttcaatccctggcatcccatatggtcccccatgcaccaccaggagtaattcctgagtgcaaagccaggagtaacccctcagcattgctgggtgtgacccaaaaagcaaaaaaaataatccatttcttttctttaaaagatgggggtggtttggtttggggttcgTATTTTGAGTTATGTATGCTAACTCTAGGAGActaggaagtttttttttctttttgggtcatacccggcaatgcacaggggttactcctggctcttcactcaggaatcactcctggtggtgctcaggggaccatatgggatgttgggaatcgaacccgggtcagcctcgtgcaaggcaaacaccctacccgctgtgctatcactccaaccccaggaagttttttttaaattttttatttttttctggtttgggggccacacccagtggtgctcagttcttactgctggcaggctcaggggaccatatgggatgctggggattgaaccctgatcagccgcatgcaaggcaaaatccctactCACTGTTATTATTGCTCTGGCGCCAGAAACTTGGAAGATTTTAATGAGTGGAAAAAAAGTCCTCTTCTCCTTACCTACTTCCTGGAAAGTAATGCTGTAAAAATttcctggtgatttttttttttttgccatgttaTCTTACTTAGCTTTTATGATTGCCGAAGACAGAGAGGATAATTTCTGATTCACAACTGACAGAGTCGATTCATGTTCTTGGAACAAGCCTGCGACACTTCTAACAGCTGTGATACTTTGTCCCCTTGGgaattgagggggtgggggacattgTACTGCCCTGTGTCCTCCTGACTCTTTGGAGAGTGCTGGTCTCACTGCATCCTGCTGGCATTAAGCAATGGCCTTTAAATCTTAGAGGTAATCGCAAGTGTCTAACTTGTCCTTGTAGAatctaattattttcttctcttttcagtCCCAGAGCTTCTGAACACAGGCCCCTCCTGATGAGCCCACAGTGTTCTGTGTGTCCTGTGGCCCGGCCCAGGCATTCTTAGACTCTTAGTAACTGGAATACTTTGTCTGTTCAGACTCAGAGTGATCGGTGGGATTTCATGGTGTGTCAAGAGGAATCTTGAAAACTGGGCTGCTTCTCTGAATTAGCTGGAACTCCTTTTTTGTCTCGAGATTTAAAAACTCCGGGAAGGCAACCTGATAGCTAGAATCTTCTCagaacagaatgggaaaagattcTGAAGTTCTCATTCAACACGTTTCTGTTTCAAGCACTGGGAGGTACCAAAATGCCAAAGGGAAGAATTCTTAGAGCACAGCCTGCACTGATAAATGATAAATGCCCAAAAACTTTAGCATGCACCTGCTGGGCTTGATCTGCTGCAGAAAGTTCAAGAACAGTGTGATGTCTTCTGATTCTTCTGGTTTGGTACAGACTTTCCTCAACCCTCACTGGTCTCTTCGGTGTTCTGTAAATAGTTAagtcaaggctggagagataatacaggggtgaaggctctttccttgcatgtagccaacctcagacaccatatatggtccccagaataacCAGCTAGGGgttgttcctgagcacagagcctacaatagcccctgagtaccactggatgtggcacaaaaacaaactaataaattTCAGTCTCTGTCTTGTCCCTGTGGTCTATCGGGTGGAAGGCTCGCACCAATGGGTAAAGGAAGGATGACTGTTGTTTGGGCAGGACTGTTGTGAAAGAAGGATCTGTGTGTGCATAGTTCTGTGGTGTGAGAGAACCACCTAGAATGTCCCTGCCCAACCAGTCCATGAAAAGCCTCCCAGAGGCCTCCAACAGATCCCTCAGCACTGAAGGAACTTCAGATACTTGGGACCCAGGAACCCTCCAGGCAATCCAGATCTCTCTTGCTGTGGTTCTGTCCATCATCACCCTGGCCACGGTCCTGTCCAATGCTTTTGTGCTTACCACCATCTTCCTCACCAGGAAGCTCCATACCCCAGCCAACTATCTCATCGGTTCCCTGGCCACCACTGACCTCTTGGTTTCCATCTTGGTCATGCCCATCAGCATAGCCTATACCACCACCGGCACCTGGAGCTTTGGCCAGATCCTGTGTGACATCTGGCTGTCCTCTGACATCACGTGCTGCACAGCCTCCATCCTGCATCTCTGTGTCATTGCTCTGGACAGGTACTGGGCCATCACCGATGCCCTGGAGTATAGTAAGCGCCGGACAGCGGGCCATGCGGCTGCCATGATCGCCGTGGTCTGGGTCATCTCCATCTGTATCTCCATCCCCCCGTTCTTCTGGAGGCAGACCAAAGCTCATGAAGAGATCTCAGACTGCGTGGTGAACACTTCTCAGATCTCTTACACCATCTACTCCACATGTGGGGCCTTCTACATCCCGTCTGTGTTGCTCATCATTCTCTACGGCCGAATCTACATGGCTGCCCGGAACCGCATCCTGAATCCGCCATCGCTCTATGGGAAGCGCTTCACCACTGCCCAGCTCATCACCGGCTCAGCCGGCTCCTCACTCTGCTCGCTCCACTCCAGCCTTCATGAGGGGCATTCCCATTCCGCTGGCTCCCCTCTCTTTTTCAATCACGTGAAAATCAAGCTGGCTGATAGCATCTTGGAGCGCAAGAGGATTTCGGCTGCACGGGAGAGGAAAGCCACTAAAACTCTGGGTATCATCCTGGGAGCCTTCATCATCTGCTGGCTGCCTTTCTTTGTGGTATCCTTGGTCCTCCCCATCTGCCGGGACTCCTGCTGGATTCACCGAGCCCTTTTTGACTTTTTCACCTGGCTAGGCTATTTAAACTCCCTCATCAATCCTATAATCTATACGGTGTTTAATGAAGAGTTTCGACAAGCCTTCCAGAATGTTATCCATTTCCGGAAAGCCTCCTAGTGTTCTTTGGTGATGATTCTTAGCTTTTGTGTCCTGTCACCTcatctgaattttatttaaagaaaaaaacttcctgAGATTTGGTTTAATCCTGGtatggttttgggtttgggttcaATCAATGGAATTGTCCAGCATTATTTCTCCCACTGTCTTCTTGAGCCAGCAGAAGTTGGGATTCCATGTGAACGGAGACAAGATCACGGATTCTCTTAGTCTGTCTTCATGGTCCATGTTGGAAGACAGACCATGACCCACAGTACAGGCTGTAGATGTCCTTCAGAGAAGAAACCGTCCATATAGAAAAATCCCAGTTCATAGAAGAAGCTTTCTGGTCTACCTACATTTTGTATAGAGCTCAGAAGAAGGTAGACAAGACTAATGACCTGAACTGAAAGATAATTTGGCATCAGGGTAGAGGAATCTCAATTCCACATGGCACCTTAATTGCAAAATGTTATTCagtgatttccccccccccagtaaatatttgaatgaaataTCTCCATGAGATTCAACAGAGATGCAATATTTGAGATGCCAACAAATTAGAGTAACAGAGAGGAAACTGGGCCAGATCCACTACCTGGAACTCTTTCTTTCATCCTAATATCTCTGCATTATCTTAATGTTCTAAAGtggcaatcacacacacacatacacacacacacacacacacacaccaccaccaccaccaccaccaccaccaccaccacaaccaccaccaacaccaaaaCAGACTGACAAACTTGAACCCACCAAGCTTTGAGTGGAAcaccatttttagttttttggttttggtttggttttttttagtatttttatatgcTGTTCTCATATAAAATGTGAGATGTTGTGTGTTATCAAATAAAAGCATGAGGTATCATGATCAATAAAGTCTTTGAGTCTTTGagtaatttttcctctttttcctggAGGTAGGAAGTTCTTTTAAATCCTATCCTCAACATTTAGGGCCCAGACCAACGTCCTGGCATTTGTCATCTCAGATCCACTAGAAATGAGGGTCTGCAGCCTGTTCAGATCCCAGTACTACCAATTTATGGCTTAGTAAACTTGGACAAGTTTCTGTGTAACCCTGTTGCATTTTACTCAACTGAGAAATGGGATTAATAACAGGTATTAATTGCACATCTCAGCGCAGTACTTGACCCAAGAGCTCTTGTCATTTTAGAGATAAAGGAGAATAAAAATGGGGGCCAGGGAGTTGGCTTAAAGGACTACAGCACATATGGGAGCTTCAGGTTCCATCCCCCATACTACATGCATTTCCAAGAGtgatttcccaagcaccactctCAAGCTGGGAGTGGCTTCAGGCACTACCAGGTacggcccacaaaccaaaatatgTTTGAATTTTTGCCATAGTTTATTAATTGTATACAGTGTTGCTTGCTTATAATTTCTCATTTGCTCTTTATTGTCACTTTACAGATGCAGTGAAGAAACTTTCGTGTGGTCAGGCAAGCCTTCACCAAGAAGACACAGCAGACTCCCAAAAGATGAACCTTTGTGGGATGGGAGAGTCAGGAAGGAGAGATGTGATGAGGCCTTTTGGGGAAGAATGGCAGAAAACAGGATGGAAAGAAAGGTCAAGCCAGGTGTAGAAAAGAGCAGAACCTGAGGGCCTGGCAAGATATccgggctcggggctggagcaatagcacagagggtaggacatttgccttgcatacggccaactcgggttcgattcccagcatcccatatggtctcctgaacaccaccagggg
Coding sequences within:
- the HTR1D gene encoding 5-hydroxytryptamine receptor 1D; this translates as MSLPNQSMKSLPEASNRSLSTEGTSDTWDPGTLQAIQISLAVVLSIITLATVLSNAFVLTTIFLTRKLHTPANYLIGSLATTDLLVSILVMPISIAYTTTGTWSFGQILCDIWLSSDITCCTASILHLCVIALDRYWAITDALEYSKRRTAGHAAAMIAVVWVISICISIPPFFWRQTKAHEEISDCVVNTSQISYTIYSTCGAFYIPSVLLIILYGRIYMAARNRILNPPSLYGKRFTTAQLITGSAGSSLCSLHSSLHEGHSHSAGSPLFFNHVKIKLADSILERKRISAARERKATKTLGIILGAFIICWLPFFVVSLVLPICRDSCWIHRALFDFFTWLGYLNSLINPIIYTVFNEEFRQAFQNVIHFRKAS